AGAACCATGACAACCTGTTCATGCAGATCATCGACCTGTCGACCGATGAAGCCTATGGCCGGCTCTATGAGTCGAGCAATGGCCCGGGGGACAGCCCGTTGGCCGTGAGCCGGGTGCTGAGCCTGGCCGACCACGATTACCAGGTGAATATCCGTCCCAGCGCGCTGTTCCTGCGGGCCAACCATTCTTCGATTACCAGCCAGGTCATCCTGGGCTGCCTGCTCAGCCTGCTGCTCAGTGCCTTGCTGTATGTGCTGGTCAGCCAGCGGCAACGGGCGCTGCGCCTGGTGGAGCAGCGCACCGCAGAGCTGCGGCAGCGGGAGCAGGAATTGCGCGGCACCCACGGGCAGTTGCGCAGCGTGCTGAACGCGGCGACCCAGGTGGCGATCATCGCCACGGACCTGCGGGGCGTGATCAGCACCTTCAACGCGGGCGCCGAACATATGCTTGGCTATGACAGCGCCGAGGTAGTGGGCTGCCGGACGCTGGACAGCCTGCACCTGCCCGAGGAACTGAATGTGCGGGCGCAAGCGCTCAGCCAGCGTTACGGTCGGCAGATTCCGATGTACCAGGCGATGCTGGTAGATGGTTCCGAGGAACGGGGCGAGGAAACCCGGGAATGGACCCTGGTCCGCCGGGATGGCAGCCACCTGGTGGTGAACATGCTGGCCACCCCGGTGCTGGACGACCACGGCCTGTGGGTCGGACACCTGGCCATCTGCATCGATATTACCGAGCGCAAGCGGGTCCACGAGGCGCTGGCGGCCCGCGACCGGCTGTTGAAAAAACTCAGCGCCCACGTGCCTGGCGGCATCTATCAGTTCCAGCTGGATGCCGGGGGACACGCCAGTTTCCCCTACGTCAGCGACGGCATCCGCGACATCTATGAGATCGAGCCGCAACAACTGCAACGGGACGCCGAGCCGGTGTTCGAGCGTATTCACCCCGACGATGTAGCCGCGGTACGTTCATCGATCCTGACGTCGGCGAAAAAACTCAGCCCCTGGCGCGAGGAGTATCGGGTGCTCCTGCCGCAGCGCGGCTTGCGCTGGGTGCGCGGCGAAGCGACACCGGAAAGACTGCCCAGTGGCCGGGTGCTGTGGCATGGCTACCTGACCGATATCTCCGACCTCAAGCGGGTCGAGGAAGAATTGCGCGCCTTGTCGGTCACCGACTCGCTGACCGGCATCTACAACCGGCGCTACTTCCAGGAGCGCCTGCGGGCCGAGATGGCCCGGGTCGAGCGCGGGGGCGGGCAGTTGGCGGTGATCATGCTGGATATCGATCACTTCAAGCGGATCAACGACCAGTACGGCCATGCCATTGGCGACAGGGTCTTGCGCGCTGTCTGTGATCGCATCAGCCATCGCCTGCGGCGCACGGATGTGTTTTGCCGGCTGGGCGGCGAGGAGTTCATGGTCCTGTGCCCAGACACCGATGGGCATCAGGCCTGCATCCTGGCCGAGGAGCTGTGGCGTGGGCTGCGCGGTTCGTCGATCGATGGCGTGGGCCTTGTCACCGCCAGCTTCGGCATCGCCAGCTGGCGTGAACAGGAAGGCGCCGACGGTTTGTTGTTGCGGGCGGATTCCGGGGTCTATGCGGCCAAGCAGGCGGGGCGCGACCGGGTCCAGGCCGAGCTGGCGTAAGGCGGGAATGGGGTGACGCGAGGTTGCCCGCGCGTCACTTCCAGAGGGGGCTTACAAGGCCGAGGCGGTGGCCGCCAGTTTCGGCTGGCGGTACAGGTCCAGCAGCACCTGATCGAGCACCGAGGAGGCACCCCAGGGTTTCGGATCGTTGAGGATCGCCACCACCGCCCAGGTGTTGCCGTTGCTGTCGCGGCTGTAGCCGGCGATGGCGCGCACGGTGTTCAGGGTCCCGGTCTTCACGTGGGCTTCACCGGACATGGCGGTGCGCTTCAGGCGCTTGCGCATGGTGCCGTCCATGCCGGCAATCGGCATCGAACTGATGAACTCCGCCGAATACGGGCTTCTCCAGGCCGCTTGCAGCATGGAAGCCATTTCCCGGGCGCTGACCCGTTCGGCACGAGACAGGCCCGAGCCGTTCTCCATCACCAGGTGCGGCGCGGTAATGCCTTTCTTCGCCAGCCACTGGCGCACCACACGCTGCGCGGCCTTGGCATCGTCGCCGTCGGCGTCGGTGCGGTATTGCGCGCCGAGGCTGAGGAACAGTTGCTGGGCCATGGTGTTGTTACTGTATTTGTTGATGTCGCGGATGATCTCCGCCAAGTCCGGCGAGAAGGCCCGGGCCAGCACCTTGGCGTTGGATGGAACGGCAGCCAGGCGGTCCTTGCCCTGGATGCTGCCGCCCAGTTCCTTCCAGATGGCGCGCACGGCGCCGGCGGTATAGGTGGCGTGGTCGAGCAGCGACAGGTAGGTCTGCGAGCTGCAGC
This portion of the Pseudomonas sp. MRSN 12121 genome encodes:
- a CDS encoding diguanylate cyclase; translation: MSLHSMRPKILGFISEDVSAWLVALLVLLGGFVLTGLLAWSTLNLYQQQLRQRFQLLASERYSRIEERFDDQEQRLDGLKRFFINSGAVSRQDFDGYTKPLLHRTQAYAWAPRVSGAERALFERRAHEQGVPDFFIADLNADGHLQRAAERDEYVPVLYSQTQSPLGSPLGFDLLGQPLRRDTLERARLRDGVAVSQPVQLVGVEPSFARGIILATPVRVRADAALPLPEPHGYVIAVISMRQLVVDGLPEQNHDNLFMQIIDLSTDEAYGRLYESSNGPGDSPLAVSRVLSLADHDYQVNIRPSALFLRANHSSITSQVILGCLLSLLLSALLYVLVSQRQRALRLVEQRTAELRQREQELRGTHGQLRSVLNAATQVAIIATDLRGVISTFNAGAEHMLGYDSAEVVGCRTLDSLHLPEELNVRAQALSQRYGRQIPMYQAMLVDGSEERGEETREWTLVRRDGSHLVVNMLATPVLDDHGLWVGHLAICIDITERKRVHEALAARDRLLKKLSAHVPGGIYQFQLDAGGHASFPYVSDGIRDIYEIEPQQLQRDAEPVFERIHPDDVAAVRSSILTSAKKLSPWREEYRVLLPQRGLRWVRGEATPERLPSGRVLWHGYLTDISDLKRVEEELRALSVTDSLTGIYNRRYFQERLRAEMARVERGGGQLAVIMLDIDHFKRINDQYGHAIGDRVLRAVCDRISHRLRRTDVFCRLGGEEFMVLCPDTDGHQACILAEELWRGLRGSSIDGVGLVTASFGIASWREQEGADGLLLRADSGVYAAKQAGRDRVQAELA